The following proteins come from a genomic window of bacterium:
- the sufB gene encoding Fe-S cluster assembly protein SufB: MAVTNPLGIELDQYKYGFHDPEDTYAFKSRKGLDREIVEMIAHMKSEPDWMRAFRLHSLGVWEKKPLPTWGGNVGEIDFNDIYYYVRPMENQGKTWDDVPADIKNTFDRLGIPEAEKKYLAGVGAQYESEVVYHSLREEWTKLGVVFLDMDSALREHPGIVKEYFGTVIPPEDNKFAALNSSVWSGGSFVYVPAGVHVDIPLQAYFRINAQNMGQFERTLIIAEPGSYVHYVEGCTAPTYTSDSLHSAVVEIIVKEGARVRYTTIQNWSKNVYNLVTKRAVAYRDATMEWVDGNLGSKLTMKYPSVYMLEPGAKAEILSIAFAGEGQHQDPGGKVIHAAPHTQSSVVSKSISKSGGRAGYRGLVKIYPGAKGSKCAVRCDALILDEKSRSDTYPTMEIDEDDVQVTHEATVSKVSDEQLFYLMSRGINQDEAMSMIVRGFIEPISRELPMEYSVELNRLIQLEMEGSVG, from the coding sequence ATGGCAGTGACGAACCCGCTCGGCATCGAGCTCGACCAGTACAAGTACGGGTTCCACGATCCCGAAGACACGTACGCGTTCAAGTCTCGCAAGGGGCTGGACCGCGAGATCGTGGAGATGATCGCCCACATGAAGAGCGAGCCCGATTGGATGCGGGCGTTCCGTCTCCACTCGCTCGGGGTGTGGGAGAAGAAACCGCTCCCGACCTGGGGCGGCAACGTCGGTGAGATCGACTTCAACGACATCTACTACTACGTCAGGCCGATGGAGAACCAAGGGAAAACCTGGGACGATGTCCCGGCGGACATCAAGAACACCTTCGACCGGCTGGGGATCCCCGAGGCGGAGAAGAAGTACCTGGCCGGCGTGGGCGCCCAATACGAGAGCGAGGTCGTCTACCACAGCCTGCGCGAGGAGTGGACGAAGCTGGGCGTGGTCTTCCTGGATATGGACTCCGCCCTGCGGGAGCACCCCGGCATCGTCAAGGAATACTTCGGGACGGTCATCCCGCCCGAGGACAACAAGTTCGCGGCCCTGAACAGCTCGGTGTGGAGCGGAGGGTCGTTCGTCTACGTCCCGGCGGGCGTGCACGTCGACATCCCGCTGCAGGCGTACTTCCGGATCAACGCGCAGAACATGGGCCAGTTCGAGCGGACCCTGATCATCGCGGAGCCGGGCTCGTACGTCCATTACGTAGAGGGGTGCACCGCCCCGACCTACACGAGCGACTCGCTGCACAGCGCGGTCGTGGAGATCATCGTGAAGGAGGGCGCCCGGGTTCGCTACACGACGATTCAGAACTGGTCGAAGAACGTCTACAACCTGGTGACCAAGCGCGCGGTCGCCTACCGCGACGCGACGATGGAGTGGGTGGACGGAAACCTGGGGAGCAAGCTGACGATGAAGTACCCGAGCGTCTACATGCTCGAGCCGGGGGCCAAGGCGGAGATCCTCTCGATCGCGTTCGCGGGGGAGGGACAGCACCAGGATCCGGGGGGCAAGGTGATCCACGCCGCGCCGCACACCCAATCATCGGTGGTCAGCAAGTCGATCAGCAAGTCCGGCGGGCGGGCCGGCTACCGAGGCCTGGTCAAGATCTACCCCGGCGCCAAGGGCAGCAAGTGCGCGGTCCGCTGCGACGCGTTGATCCTCGATGAGAAGTCCCGCTCGGACACCTATCCGACGATGGAGATCGACGAGGACGACGTGCAGGTCACGCACGAGGCGACCGTATCGAAAGTCTCGGACGAGCAGCTCTTCTACCTCATGAGCCGCGGGATCAACCAGGACGAGGCGATGAGCATGATCGTGCGCGGCTTCATCGAGCCGATCTCCCGGGAGCTGCCGATGGAATACAGCGTGGAGCTGAACCGGCTGATCCAGCTCGAGATGGAGGGGTCGGTCGGCTAA
- a CDS encoding NADH-quinone oxidoreductase subunit C, with product MIPERIAQLLQRFPRVRDLVAEQHGEEAKADQEWAAKEREWQAAVDQAKAEGKPAPRPIKREESKVYRHLGPTVLVPKEDILEVCRWLRDHPEFDLTYLSFVSAIDWPDHFDMIYHLGSLAKGHGLTLKVPLSKDDARMPSVTGLWRGADWHEREIYDLFGIVFDGHPNLRRIMMSADWKGHPLRKDYVYEDPQWLVDLATQRQREIAATGDEWADRGQRA from the coding sequence GTGATCCCCGAGCGCATCGCCCAGCTGCTGCAGCGCTTCCCCCGCGTGCGCGATCTGGTCGCCGAGCAGCACGGGGAAGAGGCGAAGGCCGACCAGGAGTGGGCGGCCAAGGAGCGGGAATGGCAGGCCGCCGTCGACCAGGCCAAAGCCGAGGGGAAGCCCGCGCCCCGGCCTATCAAGCGCGAAGAGTCCAAGGTGTACCGCCACCTGGGGCCCACCGTCTTGGTGCCGAAAGAGGACATCCTCGAGGTCTGCCGGTGGCTCCGCGACCATCCAGAGTTCGATCTCACCTATCTGTCGTTCGTGTCGGCGATCGACTGGCCGGATCACTTCGACATGATCTACCACCTGGGTTCGCTCGCCAAAGGCCACGGCCTCACCCTCAAAGTGCCCCTTTCCAAAGACGATGCGCGGATGCCGTCGGTGACCGGGCTGTGGCGCGGCGCGGACTGGCACGAGCGGGAGATCTACGACCTCTTCGGCATTGTGTTCGACGGCCATCCCAACCTCCGGCGCATCATGATGAGCGCCGATTGGAAGGGCCACCCGCTGCGGAAAGACTACGTCTACGAGGATCCTCAGTGGTTGGTCGACCTGGCGACCCAACGCCAGCGGGAGATCGCCGCCACGGGTGACGAGTGGGCCGACCGCGGCCAGCGCGCCTGA
- the sufC gene encoding Fe-S cluster assembly ATPase SufC encodes MSGELVIKDLVAQVEDKVILKGTNLTVRSGEIHALMGPNGSGKSTLANVLMGNPFYQVTKGEVLYKGEDLLSMAPDERARKGLFIAFQYPVSIPGVTMASFLRTAVSARRGYDKDSLMSLAEFQKLVKAKVEELQVEPTVLGRYVNEGFSGGEKKRAEILQMAVLEPEIAIMDETDSGLDVDAVKIVAAGVNRMYESSGRKMGVLVITHYPRILKYIKPTTVHVMFDGRIVTSGDAVLAEELDQIGYDGIRAQYEQVAAEVAHEGEVRTAGKVFWVRH; translated from the coding sequence ATGAGCGGGGAATTGGTCATCAAGGACCTGGTCGCGCAGGTCGAGGACAAGGTCATTCTCAAGGGCACGAACCTGACGGTGCGGTCCGGGGAGATCCACGCGCTGATGGGCCCGAACGGATCGGGCAAGAGCACGCTTGCCAACGTGTTGATGGGCAACCCGTTCTACCAGGTCACCAAGGGCGAGGTGCTGTACAAGGGTGAGGACCTGCTCTCGATGGCCCCGGACGAGCGGGCGCGCAAGGGGCTGTTCATCGCGTTCCAGTATCCGGTGAGCATTCCCGGGGTGACGATGGCGAGCTTTCTCAGGACGGCCGTGAGCGCGCGGCGCGGCTACGACAAGGACAGCCTGATGAGCCTCGCCGAATTCCAGAAGCTCGTCAAGGCCAAGGTCGAGGAGCTCCAGGTCGAGCCGACCGTCCTCGGCCGGTACGTGAACGAAGGGTTCAGCGGGGGCGAGAAGAAGCGCGCGGAGATCTTGCAGATGGCGGTGCTCGAGCCCGAGATCGCGATCATGGACGAGACCGACTCGGGACTGGACGTAGACGCCGTCAAGATCGTCGCGGCCGGGGTCAACAGGATGTACGAGAGCTCAGGGCGGAAGATGGGGGTCCTCGTCATCACCCACTACCCGCGGATCCTCAAATACATCAAGCCGACCACGGTTCACGTGATGTTCGACGGCCGGATCGTGACCTCGGGCGACGCCGTGCTGGCCGAGGAATTGGACCAGATCGGTTACGATGGGATCCGGGCGCAGTACGAGCAGGTGGCGGCGGAGGTTGCCCACGAGGGCGAGGTCCGCACCGCCGGCAAAGTGTTCTGGGTGCGACACTAG
- a CDS encoding non-heme iron oxygenase ferredoxin subunit: protein MIEYVRVAKTAEVAPGTMKRVDVAGHRVALVNVGGEYLAIADTCSHEEASLSQGTLAGEVVVCPKHGARFNVKTGRVLSLPAVRSVAVYPVRVEGDEILVAPDPQRSAGVPHRR, encoded by the coding sequence ATGATCGAGTACGTCCGGGTCGCCAAGACCGCCGAGGTCGCGCCCGGCACGATGAAGCGGGTGGACGTGGCCGGCCACCGCGTGGCGCTCGTTAACGTCGGCGGCGAGTATCTCGCGATCGCCGATACCTGCAGCCACGAGGAGGCATCCCTGAGCCAGGGCACGCTGGCCGGCGAGGTGGTCGTCTGCCCCAAGCACGGCGCCCGGTTCAACGTCAAGACCGGACGCGTGCTGTCGCTCCCGGCCGTCCGGTCGGTGGCGGTGTACCCCGTTCGCGTCGAGGGTGATGAGATACTGGTGGCACCGGATCCGCAGCGCTCTGCGGGCGTGCCCCACCGGAGGTAA
- the pyrE gene encoding orotate phosphoribosyltransferase encodes MRLSEAAFLRGTFVLSSGRTSEYYIDKYLFETRPDVLRDVARLLARSLPPETTRLAGPALGGVPLATAVALETGLPFVIVRPEAKDHGTGRTIEGSLSPGDRVVVLEDVVTTGGQAVRAARAIAAAGGQVILILAVVDRNEGGREGVEGAGYRFEALFDLREWAPPPA; translated from the coding sequence ATGCGGCTCAGTGAGGCGGCTTTCCTTCGGGGAACGTTCGTCCTCAGCTCCGGCCGCACCAGCGAGTACTATATCGACAAGTACCTGTTTGAGACCCGCCCGGACGTCCTTCGCGACGTGGCGCGGTTGCTCGCCCGGTCCCTTCCTCCCGAGACGACCCGGCTTGCGGGGCCTGCGCTGGGGGGCGTCCCGCTGGCCACCGCGGTCGCACTCGAAACGGGACTCCCCTTCGTCATCGTGCGGCCCGAGGCCAAGGATCACGGCACCGGGCGGACGATCGAAGGGAGCCTCTCCCCGGGCGACCGAGTGGTCGTGCTCGAGGACGTCGTCACGACCGGGGGGCAGGCCGTGCGCGCGGCCCGCGCGATCGCAGCCGCCGGGGGGCAGGTGATTCTCATCCTCGCGGTCGTGGACCGCAATGAGGGTGGCCGGGAAGGCGTCGAAGGGGCGGGGTATCGGTTCGAGGCCCTCTTCGATCTGCGCGAGTGGGCGCCCCCGCCGGCGTGA
- the sufD gene encoding Fe-S cluster assembly protein SufD → MPSLATMTLSRALVEELSAASGEPAWLRERRLAAWEAFVRLPLPSADDEEWRRTDISALDLDAFGVLPFSVQEGRAPASLLALLGDTDRAGGVRLVVNGAQASSRLAAELAQRGLIFTSLSDAVRSHPEIVRQYLGTVVRDDENKFRALHGALWSGGTFLYVPKGLEVDVQLVTGTWLDRDGAAFLPHTLVVAEERSRVTLVEVFASAQGAARALVNHAVELVPKAGAQIRYVNLQDWGRNLWEFGIVRMVLERDATVNSLMVAFGAGLVKTNVESRLVGQGSTSEMLGIAFGDGTQHFDFHTLQEHVAPNTTSDLLYKGVLKDKARSVFSGLIRADYGAQKTNAFQLNRNLILSEGARADSMPKLEIMANDLRCTHGASTSRLNEDQIFYLMSRALPRAVAVRMMVDGFLAEIFDRIPLEMVRRRLSETVERKMEHYV, encoded by the coding sequence ATGCCCTCGCTAGCCACCATGACCCTGAGCCGGGCGCTTGTCGAGGAACTGAGCGCTGCGTCCGGGGAGCCTGCCTGGCTCCGCGAGCGGCGGCTGGCGGCCTGGGAGGCATTTGTGCGCCTTCCGCTGCCCTCCGCCGACGACGAGGAGTGGCGCCGAACGGACATCAGCGCCCTCGACCTCGACGCCTTTGGTGTGTTGCCGTTCAGCGTGCAAGAGGGCCGGGCGCCGGCGTCGCTCCTGGCGCTGCTCGGCGATACCGACCGCGCGGGGGGAGTGCGCCTCGTGGTCAACGGTGCGCAGGCCAGCTCCCGCCTGGCCGCCGAGCTCGCGCAGCGCGGGCTCATTTTTACCTCGCTGTCCGACGCCGTACGCAGTCATCCGGAGATCGTCCGTCAGTATCTCGGGACCGTAGTCCGGGACGACGAGAACAAGTTCCGGGCGCTGCATGGCGCGTTGTGGAGCGGCGGCACGTTTCTCTACGTCCCGAAGGGCCTGGAGGTCGATGTCCAGTTGGTCACGGGGACCTGGCTGGACCGGGACGGCGCCGCGTTTCTCCCGCACACCTTGGTCGTCGCCGAGGAGCGCAGCCGGGTGACGCTGGTCGAGGTCTTCGCGTCCGCGCAGGGGGCGGCACGGGCCCTGGTCAATCACGCGGTCGAGTTGGTCCCCAAGGCCGGCGCGCAGATTCGTTACGTCAACCTCCAGGACTGGGGGCGGAACCTCTGGGAGTTCGGCATCGTGCGGATGGTCCTCGAGCGGGACGCGACCGTGAACAGCTTGATGGTGGCCTTCGGCGCCGGGCTCGTGAAGACCAACGTAGAAAGCCGGTTGGTCGGGCAGGGCAGCACCTCCGAGATGCTGGGCATCGCCTTCGGCGACGGAACCCAACACTTCGATTTTCACACGCTGCAGGAGCACGTCGCGCCCAACACCACGAGTGACCTCCTGTACAAAGGGGTGCTCAAGGACAAGGCGCGGTCCGTCTTCTCCGGGTTGATCCGCGCCGACTACGGGGCCCAGAAGACCAATGCGTTCCAGCTCAACCGCAACCTCATCCTCTCGGAAGGCGCGCGGGCCGACAGCATGCCCAAGCTTGAGATCATGGCGAACGATCTTCGGTGTACGCACGGCGCCAGCACCAGCCGGCTGAACGAGGACCAGATCTTCTACTTGATGAGCCGCGCGCTCCCGCGTGCGGTCGCCGTGCGCATGATGGTCGACGGGTTCCTTGCCGAGATCTTCGATCGCATCCCGCTTGAGATGGTGCGACGGCGGCTGAGCGAAACCGTCGAGCGAAAGATGGAGCACTATGTATGA
- a CDS encoding NADH-quinone oxidoreductase subunit I has product MPLLIRATRAVTALATGLGLSFRVMLRRKVTVKYPVERVDVSHRFHGLLALPIDPETGKDRCIICFQCERICPDRCIHIEAEGKGKERVLTRFDIEMDKCCYCGYCVEVCPTEAIVFVPHYEASTYNRGRLLYDLDDLHQAAPKEPIARGIVGGARR; this is encoded by the coding sequence ATGCCGTTGTTGATTCGCGCGACACGCGCGGTGACCGCGCTGGCGACAGGGCTGGGGCTGAGCTTCCGCGTGATGCTCCGCCGCAAGGTGACGGTGAAGTATCCGGTCGAGAGGGTCGATGTGTCTCACCGGTTCCATGGCCTTCTGGCGCTGCCGATCGACCCGGAGACCGGCAAGGATCGCTGCATCATCTGCTTCCAGTGCGAGCGGATCTGCCCCGATCGATGCATCCACATCGAGGCCGAGGGCAAGGGCAAGGAGCGGGTGCTGACGCGGTTCGATATCGAGATGGACAAGTGTTGCTACTGCGGGTACTGCGTCGAGGTCTGCCCGACCGAGGCGATTGTGTTCGTGCCCCACTACGAGGCCTCCACGTACAACCGCGGCCGGCTCCTCTACGATCTCGACGACCTCCACCAGGCGGCTCCGAAGGAGCCGATCGCCCGCGGCATCGTCGGAGGGGCGCGGCGGTGA
- a CDS encoding NADH-quinone oxidoreductase subunit D translates to MALRTEELMLNMGPQHPSTHGVLRMVVTLDGENIVEVQPDIGYLHSSVEKMMEHRTYVQNVALVDRGMDYLIALNNEEVYCLAVERLAGIQIPDRARYIRTIFLELNRLASHLVWLGTWAIDIGATTVFLWCFREREMILDLFEKVTGGRLHHVYFRIGGVYADLAEGWAEECSAFLDYFLLRVDEYDTLLTGNPIFIARTKGVGKMNRADALAMGASGPVARASGIAYDVRRASPYEVYDKMEFDVPVLTDGDCYARYLVRLTEMRQSVRIIRQALRGLPGGEIRTRVPMTMKAPRGEAYVHTESPRGDLGIHIVSDGGETPYRVKIRAPSFSNLFALTEMMKGWKIADVIAILGSIDIVLSDVDR, encoded by the coding sequence ATGGCGCTTCGGACCGAGGAGCTCATGCTCAACATGGGGCCCCAGCACCCGAGTACCCACGGGGTGCTGCGGATGGTCGTCACCCTAGACGGCGAGAACATCGTCGAAGTCCAGCCCGACATCGGGTACCTCCATTCCTCCGTCGAGAAAATGATGGAGCACCGCACATACGTGCAGAACGTGGCCCTGGTCGATCGGGGGATGGACTACCTCATCGCCCTCAACAACGAGGAGGTCTACTGCCTGGCGGTGGAGCGGCTCGCCGGCATCCAGATCCCCGACCGGGCCCGGTACATTCGCACGATCTTCCTGGAACTGAACCGGCTCGCCAGCCACCTGGTCTGGCTCGGCACGTGGGCGATCGACATCGGGGCCACCACGGTGTTCCTGTGGTGCTTCCGCGAACGCGAGATGATTCTGGACTTGTTTGAGAAGGTCACGGGGGGCCGGCTCCACCACGTCTATTTTCGCATCGGCGGCGTCTACGCCGACCTGGCGGAGGGGTGGGCCGAGGAGTGCAGCGCGTTCCTCGACTACTTCCTCCTCCGGGTCGACGAGTACGACACCCTCTTGACGGGGAACCCGATCTTCATCGCTCGGACCAAGGGGGTCGGCAAGATGAACCGCGCGGACGCGCTCGCGATGGGCGCGTCCGGCCCGGTGGCCCGCGCGAGCGGAATCGCCTACGATGTGCGCAGAGCATCACCGTACGAAGTCTACGACAAGATGGAATTTGACGTCCCCGTGCTCACCGACGGCGACTGCTACGCGCGGTATCTCGTCCGCCTCACGGAGATGCGTCAGTCGGTCCGGATCATCCGGCAGGCGCTGCGCGGCCTGCCCGGCGGCGAGATTCGCACGCGGGTCCCGATGACCATGAAGGCGCCCCGCGGGGAGGCGTACGTGCACACGGAGTCGCCTCGAGGGGATCTCGGCATCCACATCGTGAGCGACGGCGGCGAGACCCCGTACCGGGTGAAGATCCGCGCCCCGTCGTTCAGCAACCTCTTCGCGCTGACCGAGATGATGAAGGGCTGGAAGATCGCCGATGTGATCGCGATCCTGGGCAGCATCGATATCGTGCTCTCGGACGTCGATCGGTAG
- a CDS encoding cyclase family protein: MPSVVDLVQTVVQRRVYDLEQPRTAAMPIHPAHRPGYSYQLHRRHGDTYAPSRFGPRSSASGIVVMMEHTGTHIDALSHQACDLRLYGDVGITPDVETSKGFTVHGIETMDPIVARGVLLDVSAARRQDPLPEHYRITAADLEAAARLGEVTVRPGDALLVRTGFAKLWGDEARYLSAAGVSREGSEWAASKHVRCVGCDNMTWDEVEERDPESGATLFAHLHLIARCGIAIIENLNLEALSRDRCYEFLFVCSPLKLVGATGSPVRPIALA; this comes from the coding sequence ATGCCGTCCGTAGTCGATCTGGTGCAAACCGTGGTCCAACGGCGAGTGTACGATCTTGAACAACCTCGAACGGCGGCGATGCCGATCCATCCGGCCCACCGCCCCGGGTACTCCTACCAGCTGCACCGGCGCCACGGCGACACGTACGCGCCAAGCCGCTTCGGGCCCCGCAGCAGCGCGTCCGGCATCGTCGTCATGATGGAGCACACGGGAACCCACATCGACGCCCTCTCGCATCAAGCCTGCGATCTTCGCCTGTACGGGGACGTCGGGATCACCCCAGACGTTGAAACGTCCAAGGGGTTTACCGTCCACGGAATCGAGACGATGGATCCGATCGTCGCGCGCGGGGTGCTCCTGGATGTCTCGGCGGCACGCCGACAGGATCCGCTTCCCGAGCACTACCGGATCACCGCCGCAGATCTCGAGGCCGCCGCCCGGCTGGGCGAAGTGACCGTCCGGCCGGGCGACGCGCTCCTCGTCCGCACCGGGTTTGCCAAGCTGTGGGGCGACGAAGCCCGCTATCTCTCGGCTGCGGGAGTGAGCCGTGAAGGGTCGGAGTGGGCCGCGTCCAAGCACGTACGCTGCGTCGGGTGCGACAACATGACCTGGGATGAAGTCGAAGAACGCGACCCCGAGTCCGGCGCCACGCTGTTCGCCCACCTGCACCTGATCGCCCGATGCGGGATCGCCATCATCGAGAACCTGAACCTCGAAGCGCTGAGCCGGGACCGGTGTTACGAGTTCCTCTTCGTGTGCAGCCCGCTCAAGCTCGTCGGGGCCACCGGGTCACCGGTCCGTCCAATCGCGCTGGCCTGA
- a CDS encoding cysteine desulfurase, whose amino-acid sequence MGIPPTIREDFPILRQRVNGKPLVYLDSANTSQKPRQVIAALVRYYEDYNANIHRGVYAIAERATAEYEAARAKVAGFLGAAEPAEIVFTRNITEALNLIAHSWGRHHVGPGDEILTTEMEHHSDLVPWQLLAQERGARLRHIPFDDHGRLILDDLDRLITERTKIVALVHVSNAFGTVNPVAEIARAAHERGAVVVVDGAQSAPHRPVDVQALGVDFFGFTGHKMLGPMGTGGLWAKRSLLEEMEPFLGGGEMITDVWLDHATWNEVPWKFEAGTQNVGDTIALGVAIDYLERLGMDAVMAHEREITGYALERLRQVPGLHILGPGLDERGGVVSFTMDGMHPHDIAQVLDQDGVCVRAGHHCTKPLHRKLGMAASVRVSFYVYTVKEEIDVLTEALLKTRELFRVAG is encoded by the coding sequence ATGGGCATCCCGCCGACGATCCGCGAGGACTTCCCGATCCTCCGGCAACGCGTGAACGGGAAGCCGCTCGTCTACCTGGACAGCGCAAACACGTCACAGAAGCCCCGCCAAGTCATCGCCGCCCTCGTCCGGTACTACGAGGACTACAACGCCAACATCCACCGGGGCGTGTACGCGATCGCCGAGCGCGCGACCGCGGAGTACGAGGCGGCGCGCGCGAAGGTGGCGGGGTTCTTGGGCGCGGCGGAGCCGGCCGAGATCGTGTTCACACGCAACATCACCGAGGCGCTGAACCTGATCGCCCACTCTTGGGGCCGCCACCATGTCGGGCCGGGCGACGAGATCCTGACGACCGAGATGGAGCACCACAGCGATCTGGTGCCATGGCAGTTGCTGGCGCAGGAGCGCGGGGCGCGGCTGCGTCACATCCCGTTCGATGATCATGGACGCCTCATCCTCGACGACCTCGACCGCCTCATCACCGAGCGCACGAAGATCGTCGCCCTGGTGCACGTCAGCAATGCGTTCGGCACCGTCAACCCGGTGGCCGAGATCGCCCGCGCCGCCCACGAGCGCGGCGCGGTGGTCGTCGTGGACGGCGCGCAGAGCGCCCCTCACCGCCCGGTTGACGTGCAGGCCCTCGGCGTAGACTTCTTTGGCTTCACCGGCCACAAGATGCTGGGTCCGATGGGGACCGGCGGGTTGTGGGCGAAGCGGTCGCTGCTCGAAGAGATGGAGCCTTTCCTCGGGGGCGGCGAGATGATCACCGATGTTTGGCTCGACCACGCGACGTGGAACGAGGTGCCCTGGAAGTTTGAGGCCGGGACGCAAAACGTCGGCGACACGATTGCCTTGGGCGTGGCGATCGACTACCTGGAGCGGCTGGGCATGGACGCGGTCATGGCGCACGAGCGCGAGATTACCGGCTACGCGCTAGAGCGCCTGCGGCAGGTTCCCGGATTGCACATCCTGGGGCCGGGGCTCGACGAGCGCGGCGGGGTGGTTTCGTTCACAATGGACGGTATGCATCCGCACGACATCGCGCAGGTGCTGGATCAGGACGGGGTGTGCGTACGGGCCGGCCACCACTGTACGAAGCCGCTGCACCGCAAGCTGGGGATGGCCGCTTCGGTGCGCGTCAGTTTCTACGTGTACACGGTCAAGGAAGAGATCGACGTGTTGACCGAGGCCTTGCTCAAGACGAGGGAATTGTTCCGTGTCGCTGGATGA
- a CDS encoding NADH-quinone oxidoreductase subunit B family protein, with amino-acid sequence MSTGFVAGPEPNGAGAAPRGSQVTPISDAVAILDSLPGGGFILTTVEAALNWGRASSIWPLTFGLACCAIEMMAAYASRFDLDRMGIIPRATPRQADLIIVAGRATIKIAPIVRRLWEQMPEPRYVISMGSCATCGGPFYYDNYSILKGIDQVVPVDVYVAGCPPRPEALIEGILKLQEKIKREPILRQQAAAALRGA; translated from the coding sequence ATGTCCACAGGGTTTGTTGCGGGGCCCGAGCCGAATGGCGCCGGAGCCGCTCCGCGCGGGAGCCAGGTCACTCCGATCTCGGATGCGGTCGCGATCTTGGACAGCCTTCCCGGAGGCGGCTTCATTCTGACGACCGTGGAGGCGGCGCTCAACTGGGGGCGCGCCTCGTCGATCTGGCCGTTGACGTTCGGGCTCGCGTGCTGCGCCATCGAGATGATGGCGGCGTACGCCAGCCGGTTCGACCTGGACCGCATGGGCATCATCCCACGCGCCACGCCGCGGCAGGCCGACCTTATCATCGTCGCGGGCCGGGCGACGATCAAGATCGCGCCGATCGTCCGCCGTCTGTGGGAGCAGATGCCCGAACCCCGCTACGTGATCTCGATGGGGTCGTGCGCGACCTGCGGCGGTCCGTTTTACTACGACAACTACTCCATCCTCAAGGGGATCGATCAGGTCGTCCCGGTCGACGTGTACGTGGCCGGCTGCCCTCCGCGCCCGGAAGCCCTGATCGAGGGGATCCTCAAACTTCAGGAAAAGATCAAGCGCGAGCCGATCTTGCGGCAGCAGGCCGCCGCGGCGCTTCGCGGCGCGTAG
- a CDS encoding SUF system NifU family Fe-S cluster assembly protein — protein MSLDDLYRETILDHYRHPRNKGVLEGADITGEGANPLCGDEITIFLIVRDGVVRDVRFEGKGCSISQASASMMTELIKGRPVEEARGLIAAFKAMMHGEPANGDLGDLEALQGVRKFPVRVKCATLGWVTLEGALQELASR, from the coding sequence GTGTCGCTGGATGACCTGTACCGCGAGACCATCCTGGACCACTACCGCCACCCGCGGAACAAGGGCGTGCTGGAGGGGGCGGACATCACCGGCGAAGGGGCCAACCCCCTGTGCGGGGATGAGATCACGATCTTCTTGATCGTCCGCGACGGCGTGGTGCGCGACGTCCGGTTCGAGGGCAAGGGGTGCTCGATCAGCCAGGCATCCGCCTCCATGATGACGGAGCTCATCAAAGGGCGGCCGGTCGAGGAAGCCCGCGGCCTGATCGCGGCGTTCAAGGCGATGATGCATGGGGAACCCGCCAATGGGGACCTGGGCGACCTCGAGGCCCTGCAGGGCGTGCGGAAGTTCCCCGTCAGGGTCAAGTGCGCAACGCTCGGATGGGTCACGCTCGAGGGCGCGCTTCAGGAGCTGGCCTCCCGCTGA